The following coding sequences lie in one Chionomys nivalis chromosome 8, mChiNiv1.1, whole genome shotgun sequence genomic window:
- the Cd2bp2 gene encoding CD2 antigen cytoplasmic tail-binding protein 2 gives MPKRKVTFQGVGDEDDEDELSVPKKKLVDPVAGAGGPGSRFKGKHSLDSDEEDDDDEGSSKYDILASEDVEGQEAATLPSEGGVRITPFNLQEEMEEGHFDADGNYFLNQDAQIRDSWLDNIDWVKIKERPPDKHQVSDSEEEDGIEQTPMSAQALLEGLLELLLPRETVAGALRRLGARGGGKGDSKGTGRPNSPQRLDRLSGLADQMVARGNLGVYQETRERLAMRLKGLGCRTQGSHDPTPPPSLDMFAEEVTEGELETPTPTDKGDAEAVGDGLMDVMWEYKWENTGDAELYGPFTSAQMQTWVSEGYFPDGVYCRKLDPPGGQFYNSKRIDFDLYT, from the exons ATGCCAAAGAGGAAAGTGACTTTTCAAGGAGTAGGAGATGAGGATGATGAAGATGAACTCAGTGTTCCCAAAAAGAAG TTGGTGGACCCTGTGGCTGGAGCAGGGGGTCCTGGGAGCCGCTTCAAAGGCAAACACTCTTTAGACAGTGATGAGGAGGATGACGATGATGAAGGCTCCAGCAAGTATGATATCCTGGCCTCAGAGGATGTGGAAG GTCAGGAAGCAGCTACTCTCCCTAGTGAGGGGGGTGTGAGGATCACACCCTTCAACCTgcaggaagagatggaggaaggccacTTTGATGCTGACGGCAACTACTTCCTGAACCAGGACGCGCAGATCCGAGACAGCTGGCTGGACAACATTGACTGG GTGAAGATCAAGGAGCGGCCACCTGATAAGCACCAGGTTTCAGACTCAGAGGAGGAAGACGGCATAGAGCAGACTCCAATGAGTGCCCAAGCCCTCCTGGAGGGACTTTTGGAGTTGTTGTTGCCAAGAGAGACAGTGGCTGGGGCACTTAGGCGCCTGGGGGCCCGAGGAGGTGGCAAAGGGGACAGTAAGGGGACTGGACGGCCCAATTCCCCACAGCGCCTAGACCGGCTCTCTGGGTTAGCTGATCAAATGGTGGCTCGCGGCAATCTTGGTGTGTACCAGGAAACAAGGGAACGGTTGGCCATGCGACTGAAGGGGTTGGGATGTCGGACCCAGGGATCCCATGACCCCACACCTCCACCCTCCCTGGACATGTTTGCTGAGGAAGTGACAGAGGGGGAGCTGGAAACCCCAACCCCTACCGATAAAGGAG ACGCAGAGGCCGTGGGAGACGGTCTGATGGACGTGATGTGGGAATACAAGTGGGAGAACACGGGCGATGCTGAGCTGTACGGACCGTTCACCAGTGCCCAGATGCAG ACCTGGGTGAGTGAGGGCTACTTCCCGGATGGTGTTTATTGCCGGAAGCTGGACCCTCCAGGTGGTCAGTTCTACAATTCCAAGCGCATTGATTTTGATCTCTACACGTGA